The Girardinichthys multiradiatus isolate DD_20200921_A chromosome 6, DD_fGirMul_XY1, whole genome shotgun sequence genome window below encodes:
- the si:ch211-252f13.5 gene encoding uncharacterized protein si:ch211-252f13.5 isoform X1: MKTAWATFVLLSISVLCSGSGSEVCRGTRCFSGQDWSRRCIGAHCQGRTEASAPQRQLHNPAQSRTGQVYPSYQQDAQFRQHQAQSIQVSSYSNVQSQHRGTDGTRRTNPRTITAEVFHPGCSGGSCSTTVSHRPTNDDSASRECKGTGCRVSPQMSQKQQPCVGESCRVHNGNDGRRNSAPVHVMDRAAQFLGERPDFGLDRGSWIQLACDMKPVSNEVPSEDALVLQLQLSKSQDRFVEALKSQQSDVKELQRLLSEQQGALVNQQREILEQQRRMYEQMEQVKAQYRILMDTIKQTSFQSLQEELDSHMETLSGQVRGHRTQQALSLHKVDMEASVMEVGQPQLACGSCGPEEYCSYSSSHPHCEKCTVCPPGFFLVAQCSVHADRICQDRDECLEISDLCRDKQKCINTPGGFRCQGMTVRDANSGMCGHGYFYNSEMDECQACNECDGEPVVSPCTFVSDTVCSGPAADVAALSLSWSGDMSLQDPKGQILVHAFPSVQFQIQGRDDVSLVSAENGHLVLRQHGLIWLDGVLSLSHGCRSFIQVCLHINHTDGSEGRDLSGIRVEHRERRSLQSVSISGVAEVAPGHIMSLFLRSASHHCNQSNEGLQLYDTSAAMLSLFWLSHDTGAVAMTAQAIVSAHYHTNYRPAFRIASTSDPYIVGLTHDSRGIRFTESGTVRFVFQQALYSMGQACVSEGFQLVAYLNKNGTSMEMLRVFKPGVHYRDTSISLSGATTVSPGDAISFEILSPAQCNVRFFGDETAISLLSLFWVPAAISSSITAAVASTGLPSGAVRNKPLFFHQTSSQVPQMGLLGKGSPRQRKDFVFRESGTVSVALDLKLIHSCSLVKVTLLRQSDSEGSHEADRLQPVPIAQQVMGQMLEGSQWASMSLRASFQVYNGTSVFFILDCVRGRVNQISHQTGSGVSALWVPA; this comes from the exons ATGAAGACTGCCTGGGCGACTTTTGTGCTTCTGTCCATTTCTGTACTCTGCTCAGGGAGCGGATCTGAAGTTTGTCGGGGGACGCGCTGCTTCTCTGGCCAGGACTGGAGCAGACGGTGCATCGGAGCGCACTGCCAGGGGCGTACTGAGGCGTCCGCTCCCCAACGGCAGCTACATAACCCTGCACAATCTAGGACGGGACAGGTTTATCCAAGCTACCAGCAGGACGCTCAGTTCCGTCAGCACCAAGCTCAGAGCATCCAAGTATCATCCTACAGCAACGTCCAGTCTCAGCACAGAGGCACTGATGGCACTAGAAGGACGAACCCAAGGACTATCACGGCAGAGGTGTTTCATCCTGGCTGCAGTGGTGGGTCTTGTTCAACCACAGTTTCTCATCGACCCACGAATGATGACAGCGCCTCGCGAGAGTGCAAAGGTACTGGATGCAGAGTGTCTCCGCAGATGAGCCAAAAGCAGCAGCCATGCGTCGGGGAGAGCTGCAGGGTGCACAATGGGAACGACGGGAGACGAAACTCTGCTCCCGTTCATGTGATGGACAGAGCGGCGCAGTTCCTCGGCGAGCGCCCAGACTTTGGTTTGGATCGTGGATCTTGGATACAGCTGGCATGTGACATGAAGCCAG TGTCCAACGAAGTTCCATCAGAGGACGCTCTTGTCCTGCAGCTGCAGCTATCCAAGAGCCAGGACAGGTTCGTTGAGGCCCTCAAGAgccagcagagtgacgtcaagGAACTGCAGAGGCTTCTCAGTGAACAGCAGGGGGCGCTTGTTAACCAACAGAGGGAAATACTAGAGCAACAGAGGAGGATGTATGAGCAGATGGAGCAA GTAAAAGCCCAGTACAGAATTCTGATGGACACTATCAAACAGACGTCTTTCCAGAGTCTTCAGGAGGAGCTGGACAGTCACATGGAAACCTTGAGTGGGCAGGTTAGAGGCCATCGCACACAGCAAGCTCTGTCATTGCACAAAGTGGACATGGAGGCCAGTGTAATGGAG GTGGGACAGCCCCAGCTGGCCTGTGGGAGCTGTGGTCCTGAGGAGTACTGCAGCTACAGCAGCAGCCATCCTCACTGTGAAAAGTGCACAGTTTGCCCACCTGGCTTCTTCCTGGTTGCTCAATGTTCTGTCCATGCCGACAGGATCTGCCAG gACCGAGATGAATGTCTTGAAATATCAGACTTGTGCAGAGATAAACAGAAGTGTATTAACACTCCAG GTGGATTCAGGTGCCAGGGCATGACAGTACGTGATGCCAACTCTGGAATGTGCGGCCATGGCTATTTTTACAACTCTGAGATGGATGAGTGTCAGGCCTGCAACGAGTGTGATGGGGAACCTGTTGTTTCTCCTTGCACCTTTGTCTCGGACACCGTCTGCTCTGGCCCTGCTGCTGATGTTGCTGCATTGTCTCTCTCCTGGTCTGGAGACATGAGCCTGCAGGATCCAAAAGGCCAGATCCTGGTTCACGCCTTCCCCAGCGTGCAGTTTCAAATCCAGGGAAGAGATGATGTGTCTCTGGTTTCAGCTGAGAATGGTCACCTGGTACTGAGGCAGCACGGTTTGATCTGGCTCGATGGTGTTCTGTCCCTTAGTCATGGCTGTCGCAGCTTCATCCAGGTCTGCCTGCATATAAACCACACAGATGGCTCTGAGGGTCGCGACCTGAGTGGCATCCGAGTGGAGCACAGGGAACGGAGGTCTCTTCAAAGTGTCAGCATCAGTGGGGTTGCAGAAGTTGCCCCGGGGCACATTATGTCCCTCTTTCTGCGGAGTGCCAGCCATCACTGTAACCAAAGCAATGAAGGTCTGCAGCTTTATGACACCTCTGCAGCTATGCTCAGCCTCTTCTGGCTCTCTCATGACACTGGGGCTGTTGCCATGACTGCACAGGCCATAGTTTCTGCACATTACCACACAAACTACCGCCCGGCCTTCCGCATTGCCTCCACCTCTGACCCTTACATAGTGGGTCTGACTCATGACAGTCGAGGAATACGTTTTACAGAGAGTGGAACAGTGCGTTTTGTGTTCCAGCAGGCATTGTATTCTATGGGCCAAGCTTGTGTAAGTGAAGGGTTTCAGCTTGTGGCATATCTCAACAAAAATGGAACTTCCATGGAGATGCTTCGCGTCTTCAAACCAGGAGTTCACTACCGAGACACATCTATATCGCTGTCTGGAGCCACGACAGTCAGCCCCGGGGATGCAATTAGCTTTGAGATCCTCTCCCCCGCTCAGTGCAATGTACGTTTCTTTGGCGATGAGACTGCCATCAGTCTTCTGAGTCTGTTTTGGGTCCCTGCTGCCatctcttcctccatcactgcTGCTGTTGCAAGCACTGGCCTTCCATCAGGAGCAGTTCGAAACAAGCCTCTGTTCTTCCACCAGACCAGCTCCCAGGTGCCCCAAATGGGGCTGCTGGGGAAAGGATCGCCAAGACAGCGAAAGGACTTTGTCTTCAGGGAGAGTGGCACAGTCAGTGTGGCTTTGGACCTCAAACTCATTCACTCCTGCAGCTTGGTCAAGGTGACTCTGCTGAGGCAAAGTGATTCTGAAGGCAGTCATGAAGCAGACAGGCTGCAGCCTGTACCTATAGCTCAGCAGGTAATGGGTCAAATGCTGGAGGGTAGTCAGTGGGCCAGCATGAGTCTTCGAGCATCCTTTCAGGTTTATAACGGCACCTCTGTCTTTTTCATTCTAGACTGTGTACGTGGACGAGTCAATCAGATTAGTCACcaaacaggaagtggggtgTCAGCTCTCTGGGTGCCAGCATGA